AACTCCAAAGCGCGAGCCGGCGGACTCCTAGTTTCCGAACTGCTGCCTCTCGGTAAACGACTTGGCCGAGCGAGTTGGAGACAACCTGCGTCAACGCTGCCGGAGTGACAGCAACCGCGTAGATCCCTACTGTGTGCGAGCTCACGAGTACGCCGAGGAGCAAGAGGTCAAGTCGGAAGGCTAGAGCCTGGCCGAGCGACATGCCCCAGAATCGCAGCCCGTGTCGCAGCAACAATCGCCCATGGTCCACGGCAAGTGCCCCAGAGTGAAACCCGCGATCAAGGCGAATCAACAGCAGCGAGATCGTCGTACGCCCGACGAAGCCCACCAGGTAAGCACCGATTGCGACAGCGACGTTATCGACGTGCAGGAAGAACGCCACCAGTAGTACTACTGCTGTAATGGCGTGTCCCGAGGTGTTCACCGCCGCCGAACGGCTGGTCTTTCCTATGGCGTTCAGCACATCCAGAAGCTGGCTACTCGCAAAGTTGGCGATTCCCAAGAGCATGATTACTGCACACACTGCGAAACCAACGGGTATCGCTCCAGAGAAGCAGAAGAGAACCAGTGCACCCACCACGGCCACGCAGTTGAGACCGACGAGTCGCAAACTGACGGATGCATAAGTACGGAAGCTCGCCCACTCCGCCCTTGGTTGAAACGTCCTCACCGCCGCATTTGTGCCGACCGAGGAGAGAACGTAGCTCATCGACGAGATCGTTATCGCAAGCGCTAGGACCCCACGGTCCCCAGGGCTCAATAGTCTGGCGGTGAGAATACCGTTGAGCAAGCTGCAGAATAGACCAAAGAAGTTCCACAGGATGGCGCCGAATGCTTCCCTACGCATCGCTTCCCAACTCTGCCTTCACGACTGGAACCCGTCACTTGGGGCCTGACCTGGCGCAGTCCACAGGTTGACGTATCCTCTCGCGGACTCCTGGATGTCAAAAGGAGTTCCCACGATCTGCTCGGCACGTGCAGCCCGAGAGCCCTCTGCGGACTCGTCGAGAAGTTCTACGATTGCCGTGGCCCAAGATTCGTCGCCTTGATCAGGATCAAGCAGACGAATTGGTAGACCGGGAACAGACTCCACGATATATCTGACGCCTGGAAGGTCGGACGAGACAACAGGGAGTCCTGAGGCGAGCGCCTCAATGACGACGCCGGGCAATCCTTCGAGCGTCGACGTGAAGAGGAAGAGATCTGCCGCTGCCAAGTAGTCCGACACATTGTCGACTTCGCCAACGAATCGAACCCGCGACGAATCCACACCAGGAGACAGCTCAGCAAGGATCCCCTTGCGATGTGTCTCCGCCTCCTCGGCATCTCGCCCGTCACGGCCGACGAACACGAGTTGGCAGTCTGGTAATCGCGTCGTCAAAGCAGAGATGACTCTTGCCGCCTTCTCACGGTTCTTGGTGGGCAGATCCCCTCGTCCAACATGAACCACAATCGGGACTGCCTCTGGCATGCCCAGCATGGCGCTGCGCTCACCGACAGCGAACTCAGACGTCTGTACTCCGTTCACGACGACTTCACAACGCGAGTCGTCCCGCCAGTTGGGGTTCCAGGCAAGTGTCAGATTGTCAGGTGTCAACCCCACGATCTTCGTCGCGAAGAGCCCGATCATCTCTCGCAGGACACGGTGCCTGGCGAGCTTCAACCACGAGATCCCGACCTTTTGTCCATCCGACTGGAAGTGCGCGATCCGTCTCGGCACGCGCGCGATCCACGCACCAAAGAGCAACAAACCGCTGGTATACATGATGTTCGAATGCAACACGGAGATGCCCAACCTCCGTAGCAGGATGACGAACCTGAACACGAAGAACACGCTCTGCACCGGGAGGTAGTGAAGTCGGA
Above is a window of Microbacterium suwonense DNA encoding:
- a CDS encoding lipopolysaccharide biosynthesis protein; the encoded protein is MRREAFGAILWNFFGLFCSLLNGILTARLLSPGDRGVLALAITISSMSYVLSSVGTNAAVRTFQPRAEWASFRTYASVSLRLVGLNCVAVVGALVLFCFSGAIPVGFAVCAVIMLLGIANFASSQLLDVLNAIGKTSRSAAVNTSGHAITAVVLLVAFFLHVDNVAVAIGAYLVGFVGRTTISLLLIRLDRGFHSGALAVDHGRLLLRHGLRFWGMSLGQALAFRLDLLLLGVLVSSHTVGIYAVAVTPAALTQVVSNSLGQVVYREAAVRKLGVRRLALWSLAALGMTALYALVLAIAAPWLMPLVFGAEYEASVPIVRVLLLGELALAPYLVISRGLAGYNYPWWASISGIVGSVAMVGAVFILTPGFGVIGAAFGVSIAYSAMLLVAVSGLLRRGIGRRRSLANGSASTVQL
- a CDS encoding glycosyltransferase, which codes for MHVISRLIPGGVERRTLELIRFTHGEGIEHHVLVSSGQRGTLDDDYRAAGVRLHYLPVQSVFFVFRFVILLRRLGISVLHSNIMYTSGLLLFGAWIARVPRRIAHFQSDGQKVGISWLKLARHRVLREMIGLFATKIVGLTPDNLTLAWNPNWRDDSRCEVVVNGVQTSEFAVGERSAMLGMPEAVPIVVHVGRGDLPTKNREKAARVISALTTRLPDCQLVFVGRDGRDAEEAETHRKGILAELSPGVDSSRVRFVGEVDNVSDYLAAADLFLFTSTLEGLPGVVIEALASGLPVVSSDLPGVRYIVESVPGLPIRLLDPDQGDESWATAIVELLDESAEGSRAARAEQIVGTPFDIQESARGYVNLWTAPGQAPSDGFQS